The following proteins are encoded in a genomic region of Arachis ipaensis cultivar K30076 chromosome B02, Araip1.1, whole genome shotgun sequence:
- the LOC107626970 gene encoding uncharacterized protein LOC107626970 produces the protein MPLYAKFLKELMIRKRNWGEKKIVVLTEECSVIIQKKLPQKMKDHGSFQIPCIIKDISIEKALCDLGGSINLMSLAMMKRMRIEEAKPTRMALQLADRTFKFPHGVVEDLLVKVGEFIFPTDFVMLDMEEEANTSIILGRPFLATAGAIIDV, from the coding sequence atgccactctatgccaagtttctAAAGGAGCTCATGATAAGGAAAAGAAACTGGGGAGAAAAGAAAATTGTAGTCCTCACAGAGGAATGTAGTgtcatcatacaaaagaagcttcccCAAAAGATGAAAGATCATGGGAGCttccaaatcccctgcatcataaaGGATATTAGCATTGAAAAGGCACTATGTGATCTAGGGGGCAGCATCAATCTTATGTCCTTAGCCATGATGAAAAGAATGAGGATTgaagaggctaaaccaacaagaatggctcTTCAATTAGCTGATAGAACATTCAAATTTCCtcatggggtggtggaagacttgttggtgaaagtgggagaattCATCTTTCCAACTGATTTTGTTATGCTTGATATGGAGGAAGAGGCTAACACGTCAATCAtattaggaagaccattcctagctaccgCTGGGGCCATAATTGATGTATAA